A single window of Halobacillus naozhouensis DNA harbors:
- a CDS encoding chemotaxis protein, with product MTQKLAVAILHGAGTPEKNFAEDMIGKIYKGFTKEVKVDHPEQELKIEPVYWSSIFEAEEARLWRKLQGSADLDYLRLRRFAVEFLADAVAYQPSSAEDNNYDKVHAVLAQALNQLKERAGSTAPLCIISHSLGSVVASNYFYDLQFKHENIGIHTKKYSSQTPLEKGETLALFYTLGSPMALWSLRFIDFGLPIRVPSPMVKKYYQHLQGEWLNFYDKDDILAYPLKGLNDHYQRAVMKDVQVNAGGLLTGWNPFSHSRYDTDQSVIAPIVEGLVRTWREVNKL from the coding sequence ATGACTCAGAAGCTTGCTGTTGCTATTCTACACGGTGCCGGCACTCCAGAAAAGAACTTTGCAGAAGACATGATCGGTAAAATTTATAAAGGGTTTACTAAAGAAGTGAAAGTCGACCACCCCGAACAAGAGCTGAAGATCGAGCCAGTGTATTGGTCCTCCATATTTGAAGCAGAGGAAGCAAGGCTTTGGCGAAAATTACAAGGTAGTGCGGACCTCGATTATCTAAGACTGCGTCGATTTGCCGTTGAGTTTCTGGCAGATGCTGTGGCTTATCAACCTTCGTCTGCAGAGGATAATAATTATGATAAAGTACACGCTGTGCTGGCCCAGGCACTGAACCAATTGAAGGAGAGAGCGGGTTCAACTGCTCCGTTATGTATAATCAGCCATAGTCTTGGATCAGTAGTAGCAAGCAATTACTTTTATGACCTGCAGTTTAAACATGAGAATATAGGTATCCATACGAAAAAATACAGCAGCCAGACACCACTGGAGAAGGGGGAAACATTAGCGTTATTTTATACGTTGGGTAGTCCTATGGCCTTGTGGTCTTTGCGTTTTATTGATTTCGGTCTGCCTATTAGAGTCCCCTCTCCTATGGTCAAAAAATATTACCAGCATCTTCAAGGTGAGTGGCTTAATTTTTATGACAAGGATGATATTCTCGCCTATCCTTTAAAAGGTTTAAATGACCATTATCAAAGGGCTGTTATGAAAGATGTGCAAGTTAATGCTGGCGGGCTTTTAACAGGGTGGAACCCTTTCTCCCACAGCCGATATGATACCGATCAGAGTGTAATTGCTCCAATTGTAGAGGGATTAGTCAGAACGTGGCGGGAAGTGAATAAGCTGTAA
- a CDS encoding protein-glutamine gamma-glutamyltransferase, translating into MILLSGKPFQQSDMWPSNSMEDIILERMQGDQVIYSFSSYDQLAFALQLRKQIILSAKAMNQSEMEFAVFATSRCNPEYWRLTELGGFQLKRGVKPSAAIQDFYENSSLYAFECAGAMLIIYYHAVLNAIGDDAFNYLFPDLYIYSWHSDSDLGIHSIYTHDFLPGDVVYFKNPDFDPNASQWRGENAVVMGDGTYFGHGLGKRTAEEMIEALNKNRKQGSNQSAFLMSAAKRLSFKHLAEFSVPQRHHPKHKYKYPIIPHNRNSLQFEDYLLFLYTMCSTP; encoded by the coding sequence ATGATTTTACTATCGGGAAAGCCATTTCAACAAAGCGATATGTGGCCGTCTAATAGTATGGAAGATATCATCCTTGAGCGGATGCAAGGGGATCAGGTTATTTATTCTTTTTCATCCTATGACCAGTTAGCGTTTGCGCTTCAGCTGCGAAAGCAGATCATCTTAAGTGCAAAAGCAATGAACCAAAGCGAGATGGAGTTCGCAGTGTTTGCAACTTCTCGCTGTAATCCAGAGTACTGGCGTTTGACAGAATTAGGCGGGTTTCAGTTAAAGAGGGGGGTAAAACCTTCGGCGGCGATTCAGGATTTTTACGAGAATAGCTCGCTGTATGCCTTTGAGTGTGCAGGGGCAATGCTGATTATTTATTATCATGCAGTTCTTAATGCCATAGGTGACGACGCATTTAATTATTTATTCCCTGACCTTTATATTTACAGCTGGCACTCAGACTCTGATCTTGGAATTCATTCAATTTATACTCATGACTTTTTACCAGGCGATGTTGTTTATTTTAAAAATCCGGACTTTGATCCAAATGCCTCACAGTGGAGAGGGGAAAATGCTGTGGTTATGGGAGATGGAACGTATTTTGGTCATGGTTTAGGGAAACGCACAGCTGAAGAAATGATAGAGGCATTAAATAAAAATAGAAAACAGGGATCAAATCAATCAGCTTTTCTAATGAGCGCAGCTAAAAGGCTTTCATTTAAGCATTTGGCGGAGTTCTCTGTACCGCAGCGACATCATCCTAAACACAAATATAAATATCCTATTATCCCTCATAATAGGAATTCACTTCAGTTCGAAGACTATCTTCTCTTCCTTTATACCATGTGCAGTACTCCCTAA
- a CDS encoding fumarylacetoacetate hydrolase family protein, whose amino-acid sequence MNQIGTIYCVGRNYVRHAKELNNEVPDSPLLFTKPLHSLAEANGADIYLPRERGVVHYEAELVIQIGKPYKKGISVDEIVDQMAIGIDFTLRDVQDNLKKKGHPWLLAKGFPNSAVLSHFIAFPGVEECQKRSFSLLLNGKQVQKGNIQNLIFDLQTLIDYCASHVGLHEGDVIFTGTPQGVGAVSNNDHFSLLWGEQDLGECTIKLS is encoded by the coding sequence ATGAACCAAATAGGTACGATCTATTGTGTGGGCCGAAATTATGTACGTCACGCGAAGGAATTAAATAATGAAGTCCCAGACTCTCCGCTGCTGTTTACAAAACCGCTTCATTCGCTCGCTGAGGCAAATGGGGCTGATATTTATTTGCCTCGAGAACGTGGGGTCGTCCACTATGAGGCTGAATTAGTCATCCAAATAGGAAAACCTTATAAAAAAGGCATCAGTGTTGATGAGATTGTGGATCAAATGGCTATCGGCATAGACTTTACCTTACGAGATGTTCAAGATAATTTGAAAAAGAAAGGCCACCCATGGTTATTAGCTAAAGGATTTCCCAACTCAGCGGTTTTGAGCCATTTTATAGCTTTCCCGGGTGTTGAAGAGTGCCAAAAAAGAAGTTTTTCGCTTTTATTAAATGGAAAACAGGTGCAAAAAGGTAATATCCAGAATTTAATTTTTGACTTACAAACATTAATTGATTATTGTGCCTCCCACGTGGGCCTTCACGAGGGTGATGTTATTTTCACAGGCACTCCACAAGGGGTAGGGGCTGTCTCAAACAACGATCATTTCTCCTTGCTGTGGGGTGAGCAAGACTTAGGAGAGTGCACCATTAAACTTTCATAA
- a CDS encoding (Fe-S)-binding protein, translated as MNNVQTLQEKINYDKTFDCVQCGYCLPVCPTYETMERETHSPRGRINLVKLVAEGKASVEDLQEPIEKCLGCMACTTVCPTNVQYGQILEGAKEVIEDHQVKSTWQRKTEDFMFGSFFPSGKWMETLGNFTWFYQRTGMQNLVNSLSLTKIAPLHLDQFEQVLPTQPSPKKRSKRSKRYIRHKPAVAKAAFFTGCVMDSVFFETNENTIELLLRSGLEVILPEQQTCCGALHAHSGKVENSRELAKRNIRTFEEENVDYIVNNAGGCGARLIEYHHLFATGSSWHERAKVFVSKIKDISEVLADVEGLEFTKPTHRTVTYQPSCHMTNVQGIKSPPLELIKRLPGVTLKELERPDFCCGSAGIYNMIHYDESMDILDLKMKDVCEIQPESIITTNPGCLLQMRLGIEREGVSHAMDALHLVDLLLEADPRVKSVRS; from the coding sequence ATGAATAATGTTCAAACACTTCAAGAAAAAATTAATTACGATAAAACATTTGATTGTGTTCAATGTGGATATTGTCTGCCGGTTTGTCCGACGTATGAAACGATGGAGAGAGAAACTCATTCGCCTCGCGGACGCATTAATCTTGTGAAGCTTGTCGCAGAAGGGAAAGCATCTGTTGAGGATTTACAGGAGCCCATTGAAAAATGCCTTGGTTGCATGGCTTGTACAACGGTGTGTCCTACTAATGTTCAATACGGGCAAATTTTGGAGGGAGCGAAAGAAGTCATAGAAGATCATCAGGTGAAATCCACGTGGCAGAGGAAAACAGAAGATTTTATGTTTGGTTCTTTTTTTCCCTCTGGCAAGTGGATGGAGACATTAGGTAACTTCACCTGGTTTTATCAAAGAACTGGCATGCAGAATCTGGTGAACTCTTTATCTCTGACAAAAATAGCCCCTCTGCACCTGGATCAATTTGAACAGGTTCTTCCCACACAACCTTCCCCGAAGAAACGTTCTAAACGGTCGAAGCGCTACATACGCCATAAACCAGCAGTAGCAAAGGCGGCTTTTTTCACGGGGTGTGTAATGGATAGTGTGTTTTTTGAAACCAATGAAAACACGATCGAATTGCTGCTGCGGAGCGGTTTAGAAGTAATCCTTCCTGAGCAGCAAACTTGTTGCGGAGCTCTGCATGCGCACTCTGGAAAAGTAGAGAACTCCCGGGAATTAGCTAAACGCAATATTAGAACTTTTGAGGAAGAAAATGTTGATTATATAGTGAATAATGCTGGAGGCTGTGGAGCTCGGTTGATAGAATATCATCATTTATTTGCCACAGGAAGCTCCTGGCACGAACGAGCTAAAGTATTTGTCTCCAAAATTAAGGATATTTCAGAAGTTCTGGCAGATGTTGAAGGATTGGAATTCACCAAACCCACTCATCGAACCGTTACCTATCAACCCTCATGTCATATGACAAATGTCCAAGGTATAAAAAGTCCCCCTTTGGAGTTAATTAAAAGGTTGCCAGGAGTTACCTTAAAGGAATTAGAGCGCCCTGATTTTTGTTGCGGGTCAGCAGGTATCTATAACATGATTCATTACGATGAATCGATGGATATATTAGATTTGAAGATGAAAGATGTATGTGAGATACAACCGGAATCGATTATCACTACAAATCCGGGATGTCTTCTGCAAATGAGACTTGGAATTGAGCGTGAGGGGGTAAGTCATGCAATGGACGCTCTCCATCTCGTAGATTTATTATTAGAAGCGGATCCAAGGGTGAAAAGTGTGAGATCGTAA
- a CDS encoding S8 family peptidase codes for MKFKVLATLSLAVSLAILPNVGDVSAESQVKVPERSKEVNTQVDKGSYVKGEVIVKFKDKNSNKVLKGLNANVLAEKDPVDSNFKVLEVGNVEAAVKALNKNPNVEYAEPNYNFSVTWTPNDYYYSSVQYGPQNTYTPSAWDYTRGSSNQEIAVIDSGVDYTHSDLDGKTIRGYDFVDDDYYPMDENGHGTHVAGTAAAETNNSMGIAGMAPNTSILAVRALNASGSGSLADIADAIRYSADQGAEVINLSLGCNCDTRTLENAVNYAWNSGSVVIAAAGNDGVSTTFEPASYANVIAVGAVDSRDNVASFSNYGTWVDVTAPGVQIASTVPNNGYAYMSGTSMASPHVAGLAGLLAGQGKNNDQIRAAIENTADPISGTGYYFEHGRINSFDAVRY; via the coding sequence ATGAAGTTCAAAGTTTTAGCAACATTGTCGCTCGCTGTTTCGCTGGCCATTTTGCCGAATGTTGGGGATGTTTCTGCCGAAAGTCAGGTTAAAGTTCCGGAAAGGTCGAAGGAGGTAAACACCCAGGTTGACAAAGGTAGTTATGTCAAAGGGGAAGTCATTGTTAAGTTCAAGGATAAGAATTCTAATAAAGTACTTAAAGGTTTAAATGCGAATGTTCTTGCTGAAAAGGACCCTGTAGATTCGAACTTTAAGGTGTTAGAAGTTGGGAATGTGGAGGCAGCCGTAAAGGCTCTGAATAAAAATCCTAATGTAGAATATGCGGAGCCTAATTACAATTTTAGTGTAACGTGGACACCAAATGATTATTACTATAGCAGTGTACAATATGGACCACAGAATACTTATACTCCTTCAGCATGGGATTATACGAGAGGAAGCAGTAATCAGGAGATTGCTGTAATTGATTCAGGTGTCGATTATACACACTCTGATTTGGATGGCAAAACCATCCGAGGCTATGATTTTGTAGATGATGATTATTATCCAATGGATGAAAACGGTCATGGTACACACGTGGCAGGTACGGCTGCTGCTGAAACGAATAATTCAATGGGGATTGCGGGTATGGCTCCCAATACTAGTATTCTAGCTGTTCGCGCTTTAAATGCCAGTGGAAGCGGATCACTTGCAGATATCGCCGATGCTATTCGTTATTCTGCTGACCAAGGCGCAGAAGTTATCAATCTATCATTAGGATGTAACTGTGATACGCGAACCTTGGAAAACGCTGTGAATTATGCTTGGAATAGTGGGTCTGTCGTGATTGCAGCTGCAGGTAATGATGGGGTCTCAACTACATTTGAACCGGCTTCTTATGCCAATGTTATTGCAGTAGGTGCCGTAGACAGCCGGGATAATGTAGCTTCATTTTCTAATTATGGCACATGGGTAGACGTAACGGCTCCAGGGGTACAGATTGCATCAACTGTTCCAAATAATGGATACGCTTACATGTCTGGGACTTCCATGGCTTCACCACATGTGGCAGGCCTTGCAGGATTGTTAGCGGGTCAAGGCAAAAATAACGATCAGATTCGTGCCGCTATTGAAAATACAGCTGATCCAATTAGCGGGACAGGGTATTACTTTGAGCACGGACGCATTAACTCCTTTGATGCTGTAAGGTATTAA
- a CDS encoding MBL fold metallo-hydrolase has product MKKRAPIDLGNRIHLIDGYDLNMPGRTGTYVIEEEDLTLVETGPSPSVPRILEGLKEIGLDAAHVKYIILTHIHLDHAGGAGLLLNECPEAQVVVHSRGKRHLADPSRLIAGARAVYGDQFDELFDPILPIPEERLLIQEDGDTLKIGGNCNLKFLDIPGHAKHHLGIYDPVSNGVFTGDTVGIRYHQTDDRGLTFYLPTTSPNQFDPEAMQQSMERIKGMNVDRIYFGHFGESTDPDRVFKQVSEWIPVFVEAAEQSYANGEGAAGTQLRLLEKVSGYLRKHGIPDDHPVYEILKLDFEVCAMGLMDYLSKIK; this is encoded by the coding sequence TTGAAAAAAAGAGCGCCGATTGACCTTGGAAACCGCATTCATTTAATTGATGGGTATGACCTTAACATGCCAGGTCGGACAGGTACATATGTTATAGAGGAGGAAGACTTGACGCTGGTGGAAACAGGGCCGAGTCCCTCTGTCCCTCGAATCCTGGAAGGGTTGAAGGAAATAGGATTAGATGCAGCTCATGTGAAATACATTATCCTGACTCATATCCATCTTGATCACGCAGGGGGAGCGGGTCTGCTATTGAATGAATGCCCTGAAGCTCAGGTGGTTGTCCACAGCCGCGGGAAACGTCATCTTGCAGACCCATCAAGGTTGATCGCGGGAGCTCGTGCTGTTTATGGAGATCAATTTGATGAGTTGTTTGATCCTATTTTACCGATACCTGAAGAACGCTTACTCATCCAAGAGGATGGCGATACACTGAAAATAGGGGGAAATTGCAACCTGAAATTTCTCGATATCCCAGGACATGCCAAGCATCATTTAGGAATTTATGACCCAGTGAGTAATGGAGTTTTCACAGGGGATACAGTAGGGATTCGTTATCATCAAACAGATGATCGTGGGTTAACTTTCTACTTGCCCACGACATCGCCTAACCAATTCGATCCTGAAGCTATGCAGCAATCGATGGAGCGAATCAAAGGGATGAACGTTGACCGAATATATTTCGGTCATTTCGGCGAGTCTACAGATCCAGACCGGGTGTTTAAGCAAGTGTCAGAATGGATCCCTGTATTTGTAGAGGCTGCAGAACAGTCGTATGCGAATGGGGAGGGGGCGGCAGGTACTCAACTTCGACTCCTTGAAAAGGTTTCTGGATATCTTAGAAAACATGGAATTCCCGATGATCACCCAGTTTATGAAATATTGAAGCTTGATTTTGAAGTGTGTGCAATGGGGTTGATGGATTACTTGAGCAAAATCAAATAA
- a CDS encoding putative holin-like toxin, translating into MPISMYEVLMVLFSFGTFLIALLALIIKMINKK; encoded by the coding sequence ATGCCTATTAGCATGTATGAAGTTCTGATGGTTTTATTTTCATTTGGAACGTTTCTGATTGCATTGCTCGCATTGATCATTAAAATGATCAATAAAAAATAG
- the motB gene encoding flagellar motor protein MotB, with product MRKKKQREENHTDESWLLPYADMLTLLLALFIVLFASSEIDAQKFREFSEVFRNEFSGGQGPMEHQESPIEPLSINSDEEEEKKEAKEKETEVKTQTEEAQLLPLKSLQKEIDGYIAKNKLTGDLTTSLSEKGLLVVILDNVFFDSGSAEVKSDGTEIARDMAEILNTKEPHEIVISGHTDNRPINNSDFQSNWELSVMRAVNFMSLLLNNEKLDPQLFSAKGYGQHSPVAPNDTQENRAKNRRVEVLILPNFAP from the coding sequence ATGAGAAAGAAGAAACAGCGTGAGGAGAATCACACCGATGAATCCTGGCTTTTACCCTATGCTGATATGTTAACGCTGCTTTTAGCATTGTTTATTGTATTATTTGCCTCAAGCGAGATTGATGCGCAGAAGTTCAGAGAGTTTTCTGAGGTATTCCGTAATGAATTTAGTGGTGGACAAGGACCTATGGAACATCAGGAAAGCCCTATTGAACCATTAAGTATAAACAGTGATGAGGAAGAAGAGAAAAAAGAAGCAAAGGAAAAAGAAACAGAAGTAAAAACTCAGACAGAAGAGGCTCAACTGTTACCTTTAAAATCCCTACAAAAAGAAATAGACGGTTATATAGCAAAAAACAAGTTAACCGGTGACCTCACAACCAGCTTATCAGAAAAGGGATTGTTAGTTGTTATTTTAGATAACGTGTTCTTTGACTCGGGAAGTGCAGAAGTTAAAAGCGACGGTACCGAGATTGCTAGAGATATGGCAGAGATTCTTAACACAAAGGAGCCGCATGAAATAGTCATTAGTGGCCATACGGACAACCGCCCTATTAACAACAGTGATTTCCAATCCAACTGGGAGTTGAGCGTAATGCGAGCCGTTAACTTTATGAGTCTGCTATTAAATAATGAAAAGCTGGATCCTCAGCTTTTCAGTGCCAAAGGTTATGGTCAACACAGCCCCGTCGCTCCTAATGATACACAGGAGAATAGAGCAAAAAACAGACGGGTTGAAGTGTTGATTCTTCCTAATTTTGCGCCTTAA
- the motA gene encoding flagellar motor stator protein MotA, with protein MDKSTIIGIILSIIAISTGMVLKGVSLVALINPAALLIIFLGTAATVFIAFPMSTIKRLPALMKILFKETKEHDFHNLITLFTELADFTRKEGLLALEQRIDELDDPFLKSGLQLTIDGQTPEFIRDVLVEKVDAMEHRHQKGAAIFTQAGTYAPTLGVLGAVIGLIAALGNMDDTEALGHAISAAFIATLFGIFSGYVLWHPFANKLKEKSKNEVQYKDVIIEGVLSITEGESPLVVKDKLSAYLSPSDLAKLNSEADKEETNEKEETA; from the coding sequence ATGGATAAATCAACAATTATTGGTATTATTTTAAGCATAATCGCAATATCGACAGGAATGGTATTAAAAGGCGTCAGCCTAGTTGCGCTCATCAATCCGGCCGCACTGCTCATTATCTTTCTTGGCACGGCAGCAACTGTATTCATTGCCTTCCCCATGAGTACAATTAAGCGTCTTCCTGCACTTATGAAGATTTTGTTTAAGGAAACAAAGGAACATGACTTTCATAATTTAATTACTCTTTTTACAGAATTAGCTGACTTTACCCGCAAAGAAGGATTGCTTGCGTTAGAACAAAGGATCGATGAACTAGATGATCCGTTTTTAAAATCGGGATTACAATTAACAATTGATGGGCAGACCCCGGAATTCATTCGGGATGTATTAGTAGAAAAAGTAGATGCCATGGAGCATAGACACCAAAAAGGTGCAGCCATTTTCACACAGGCCGGCACTTATGCTCCTACACTGGGAGTACTAGGAGCTGTAATCGGACTTATTGCTGCATTAGGGAATATGGACGATACGGAAGCCCTTGGCCACGCGATTTCAGCAGCATTTATTGCCACGCTTTTCGGGATCTTCTCAGGGTATGTATTATGGCACCCCTTTGCAAACAAGCTGAAGGAAAAATCAAAAAATGAAGTACAGTATAAAGATGTGATCATCGAGGGAGTCCTGTCGATTACAGAGGGAGAATCCCCGCTTGTGGTCAAAGATAAATTAAGTGCCTATTTATCACCGTCCGACCTTGCAAAGCTGAATTCGGAGGCAGATAAGGAGGAAACCAATGAGAAAGAAGAAACAGCGTGA
- the cydD gene encoding thiol reductant ABC exporter subunit CydD — MKHLSRMAFGQKNLIALLVVSSVLIGVMILGQAYFFVAIVERVYLQEQLFKGVLPLLAGLLLVIVGRAFLTHVNGWTGVKIASEAKRNLRELLLAKFSRNPVQASLRGQSGQKVSVLMDSVDEVDPYFSSYIPQVIQSTIVPVIILFVVFTQHLYSGLIIVVTAPFIPFFMAIIGMKTKDKSEEQMDKLAAFSGQFLDTLQGLTTLKLFGRSSHQKQKIRQSSIDFREATMEVLKIAFVSSFMLELISMLSIGLIALEIAIQLVVYENISFFTAFFILILAPEFFAGLKDLGSAFHTGRGSAGAAKKVQDQLDEQEVTIHWGDQDLHSEGRPPVIELENVSFSYGQDSFALHHIDTTIPSFGQIAIVGRSGSGKTTLLHLLAGLMNPQEGSVIVNGQPLENYKEQAWFDQLSYISQHPYLFSGSIAENIAIGGRGSPSRSSIDKAARQAGLSDLLDSLETGLDTPVGEAGRGLSGGEQQRVAIARAFLKQPAVILFDEPTTGLDLRTEQIMQQSMKELARTSTVITVAHRLHTIRQAEQILFLDQGELAGKGTHEDLIESIVEYRQMVSVQQGSDAK; from the coding sequence ATGAAACATCTAAGTCGAATGGCTTTCGGACAAAAGAATCTGATCGCACTGTTAGTCGTTTCATCTGTCTTAATCGGGGTGATGATACTTGGCCAGGCCTACTTCTTTGTTGCTATTGTCGAACGGGTTTATTTGCAAGAGCAGCTATTTAAAGGGGTGTTACCCTTACTAGCCGGGTTATTACTGGTCATTGTTGGACGTGCCTTTCTTACCCACGTTAATGGCTGGACAGGTGTGAAAATAGCGTCTGAAGCTAAACGTAATTTGAGAGAATTACTTTTAGCTAAGTTTTCTAGAAATCCTGTTCAAGCATCGCTTCGGGGCCAATCTGGACAGAAAGTAAGTGTGCTGATGGATTCGGTAGACGAAGTGGACCCGTATTTTAGCAGTTATATTCCACAAGTCATTCAATCTACAATTGTGCCAGTTATAATTTTATTCGTTGTGTTTACACAACACCTTTATTCAGGACTGATTATTGTAGTAACCGCTCCGTTTATCCCTTTTTTTATGGCGATTATCGGGATGAAAACTAAAGATAAATCTGAGGAGCAGATGGATAAACTAGCCGCTTTCTCAGGGCAGTTCCTCGATACATTACAAGGGCTGACCACTCTGAAACTGTTTGGACGCTCTTCTCATCAGAAGCAAAAAATCCGTCAGAGCAGCATCGATTTTCGTGAGGCTACCATGGAAGTTTTAAAGATTGCTTTTGTTTCTTCTTTTATGTTGGAACTCATTTCTATGCTTAGTATTGGATTAATTGCACTTGAAATCGCAATTCAGCTTGTTGTCTATGAGAATATCAGCTTTTTTACTGCGTTTTTTATTCTGATTCTTGCTCCTGAGTTTTTTGCCGGGCTAAAGGATCTCGGAAGTGCCTTCCATACTGGACGGGGAAGTGCAGGGGCAGCGAAGAAAGTACAGGATCAATTGGATGAACAAGAGGTAACCATACACTGGGGGGATCAAGATCTTCATAGCGAAGGGAGACCACCTGTTATTGAACTAGAAAATGTATCTTTCAGTTATGGCCAGGACTCGTTTGCTTTACACCACATTGACACGACAATCCCATCATTCGGGCAGATTGCAATTGTCGGGAGAAGTGGTTCTGGGAAAACAACGTTACTCCATTTACTAGCTGGGCTTATGAACCCGCAAGAAGGATCAGTGATCGTGAATGGCCAGCCTTTAGAAAATTATAAAGAACAGGCCTGGTTTGACCAGTTAAGTTATATCTCCCAACATCCGTATCTATTTTCCGGTTCGATAGCAGAAAATATTGCGATTGGCGGTAGAGGGAGCCCTTCACGCAGCAGCATTGATAAGGCTGCCCGCCAGGCAGGGCTTTCTGACCTGCTAGACTCCCTTGAGACTGGGTTGGATACGCCTGTGGGTGAAGCGGGGCGGGGGCTTTCCGGAGGTGAACAGCAGCGTGTTGCGATTGCAAGAGCTTTCCTGAAGCAACCGGCAGTCATTCTCTTTGATGAACCAACGACAGGGCTTGATCTTCGTACAGAACAAATTATGCAGCAGTCCATGAAAGAGTTAGCTCGGACTTCAACCGTCATTACAGTTGCCCATAGGCTGCACACCATTAGACAAGCAGAGCAAATTCTTTTTTTAGATCAGGGAGAATTGGCAGGTAAGGGAACGCACGAAGACTTAATCGAATCCATTGTGGAATATCGCCAGATGGTTTCTGTTCAACAGGGGAGTGATGCCAAGTGA